TAGGTGGCGAACCCAAAGTTGATTGCCGTAAGAACCAGAGCCTACGATGGAGAGATCCCATTTGCCGTAGCTCAAGTTGTTGGTAATACCGTAGGTAAATTTGGGGAACGGACTGCCAATGATGGTCCGGTCGTCCATATCCCCACCGTTGGTGATTATTCCGTCGCCGTTCACGTCTTTAAACTTGATGGTACCGACGGCCGAACGGCCTGGAACGATGGGAGATGAGTCAACTTCCTCCTGGCTTCTATAAAAGCCGTCCTTCACCAGGCCGTAGAACATCCCAAAGGGTTGACCAACCTGCGTAATGTGGAAGGTTCCGTATACGCGGTCAATGCCCGGCGCCAGTTCTAAGACTTTATTGCGGTTAAACGAGATGTTGGCGTTGGTCGTCCATTGCAGTTTGCCTTCGGTATTACGCGTGGTAACGGCAAATTCGTGACCCCAGAACTTAATTTCACCGATGTTGTCCCAGAACGTACCAAATCCGGCTTCCTGCGGAATCTGTACGGCATAGAGCAGGTTCGTGGTCCGTTTGGTGTAGAAGTCGTACGTAAACTGAATCCGGTCATTGAACAGTCCAAGGTCGAGTCCCAGGTCGAGCTGACGGGTGGTTTCCCAGCCCAGATTGGGGTTGGCCAGTGTCGTTACGGCAGCGCCCGTCGCCACAGTGCTACCAAATACCGAGTTTACGGTGTTGTTGATCAGCGCGTATTGGGTGTAGTTACCGATGTTGTTGTTCCCGATAATTCCGTAGCTGGCCCGCAGTTTGGCAAACGATATTTCGGGAGTGCCTTGCAGGAACGCTTCATCCGAAACGACCCAACCCGCCGAAACGGACGGGAATGTTCCCCAGCGATTGTTGGACCCAAACCGGGATGAACCATCGCGACGGATCGCGGCTGTGAAGAGGTATTTTCCTTTATAGTTGTAGTTTAGCCGCGACAGCAGGGATGTCAGCGTCCAGTCGTTTACGCCGTTTTGCGTGCCTCCCCGGTTGATGTTGAGCGCTGCCTGAACAGTTGGCAGACGGTCGTCGGCATAGGTGTCGGCCTGAATGCGCGAAAACTCCTGCCGAAACCGCTGATTCGTATAACCTGCCAGCAACTCAAAGTTATGATCACCAAAACTGCGGTTGTAAGTAGCGGTGTTTTCGTTCAGCCAACCGACGTTTTCCAGCGCCTGCCGGATCGATACCGCCGTTGTCGGAATCGGTACGTTCATCGCACTCGTGGCCGTCGAAGGATTGAAGAAGAAAAACTTGTTGTTTTCAAACTCAATGTTGATGGTTGATTTCAACCGCAAACCGCTGATGGGGCTGTATTGCAGGTAGGCATTACTGAGCAGCTTGGTCTGCTTGTTCTGATTAACCAGTTCCGTAGCGGCTCGTACCCAGTTCGGGTAGTTGTAGATGTTACCGGTGCTGCTGGGGAAGGTATTGAACTTTGTCAGCTCGCCATTGGCATCGCGAATGGGCATCACGGGCCAGGTGTGCAGGGCGTTGAACAAAATACCCGTTCCACGGTCGCCGTCGGTGCGGGGCGTATTGTCGAACACGTACTGAGGAGCAATGTTGAATCCAACCCGTACTTTATCCGAAACGTCGTAATCGGTGTTCATCCGGAGGGAGTAACGCGTGTATTTCGTATTCAGAATAACGCCTTCCTGGTCAAAAATTCCCGCAACAATCGACGTTCTGGCCTTGTCGGTGTTCGAGGAGATGGTCAGGTTGTAGCTTTGGATCGGAGCCGTCCGGAGCAACGCACCAAACCAGTCGTTGTCCTTGTCGGCATACTGCGCCGGATTCTGAAATTCAGCAGGAACGGGTTTTGCATCGTCTTCGTAATACTCTTTTTTGAATTGCGCAAATTCCTGGGCATTCAGCATTTTAATACGGCCCTTTTCCGGTACCTGCTGAACGCCCGCGAAAGCATTGAAACTCACGCTGGTTTTGCCGGCCTGTCCGCGCTTGGTCGTGATCAGTACGACCCCGTTGGCCGCCCGCGAGCCATACAGCGACGTAGAAGAAGCGTCTTTCAGAACGGAAATGTCTTCGATCTCGTCCGGGTTGATGGCGCCAATGCTTCCGGTTATTGGAAAACCGTCGACAACGTACAACGGCTCGCTACCCGCCGAAACCGATAACTGACCCCGAATCCGGACGGACATCCCCTGACCCGGTTTACCGGTGGCCTGGTTGATCTGAACCCCCGCCAGACGACCCTGCAATTTTTGGGTGACCTGCGAAACCGGAATATCCTTTAGCTCTTTCGCCGTTACGGTTTGCACCGCTCCCGTTACCTCCTTTTTCAACTGGCTACCGTATCCTACTACCACCACTTCCGATAGCGTTTGATCGTCGGGGGATAGTTTGACGTTGATGGAAGTCTGACTACCTACAACCAGTTCCTGTTTCAAATAGCCGACAGAGCTAAAAACGAGTGTCGCCCGGGTGTCGGGAACCGAAATCTTATATTTTCCTTCGGCATCGGTAGTGGTGCCTTGCGTGGTACCTTTCACGACCACATTGACACCCGGCAGTCCAGTCCCGCTTTCATCGGTTACTGTACCCATAACATCCACTGCCAGCGGGGCCGTCGTAGTTGATTTCTTTTCCAATCCAGGGTTTTTACCGCCTGCGTAGGTCCAGGCGGGGCTAGTCAGCAAACTGAAAAGCAGACACGGAGTTAGTATCTGTTGGGCAATACGGTGGGAGCTACCCAGTCGAGTAATGCGTTTTTTCATGAGGTAATAATTGGTAAAGGTTTAGGAGAAGTCCTGCTTAAAACCAGTTGTTCTTCTTCAGGGAATGAATTAAAAGTTCGCTCACATTAATTCCAGCATTGTGAATACGTGATGGCATTACTTTACGGCATAATAGAGATGATTAAGTTGTAGACTACGGCCTGTTCGTGGATAGTTTTTCACAATTTAAAAGAAAGGGTTTAGGAAAATAGTATTTATTAATTTCTATTTATTATGAAATTAATTCAATTAACAAAAAGATGCAATAAGCACTGTCCTTTACTCTGCTGGTTTTAGCAAAAAAGGGTGCTTATTCGATTAAATGGATATATTTTAGGATTTTGTTAGGTTAACAGTTCCAGGACTGCTTTTCCTTTGCCATCCGGCGTTGTGTAGAAAGGTCGTTTCTCGATCTCGTACTGCGTGTCTTCCGGTACACCCAGCGCGTGGTAAATGGTCTGGTGAATACCGTCGATCTTAACGGGGTTTTCGATGGTTTTGCAGGGGCGCTCGTCGGCGGTTTTGCCATAAACAAACCCCCGCTTGATCCCCCCGCCGAACATCAGCATTGAACTGCCGTCGGTGAAGTGCCGGTGCATGCCGTAGAACTTCAGGTCGGAAAGAATATCCGGCTGGTTGACCTGCTCTTTCACCTTCTCGCCCGGACGGCCTTCCACCATCATGTCCCGGCTGAACTCGCTCGCCAGAATAATCATGGTACGGTCCAGGTGACCGGTTTTGTCCAGATCTTTTACCAACTGCGCCACGGGGCCGTCGATCATTTTTTTCATATCGACCAGGCGCGTATGGCCGTTTTCGTGCGTGTCCCAACCCTTGAAGGGTTCGTATTCCGTCGTGACGCTGATAAACCGGGCACCCTGCTCGGTGAGTCGACGGGCCAGCAGACAGCCCAGCCCGAAGCGGCCGGTGTTGTAGATGTCGTAAATCTCCTTCGGCTCCGTGCTCAGGTCGAACGCCTTGGCCTCCGGTGAGTTGAGCAGCATGTAGGCCTGTTCCATTGAGCGTTTGAGCGATTCTTTCTGATAATCGCTGCCAAATTCGCCAAACGGACTGTTGCTGATCAGGTCATTGTAGAGCTGGTTCCGGCGCTCAAACCGTTTGGCGTCCATCCCGACCGGCGGCCGGACGCTCTCAAGACCCTGGCTGGGGTCCGGAATGAAGAACGGGCCGAATTCATTGCCCAGAAAACCGGCGGTGTGGAAAGCCTTAAGTTCTTCAGCTTCGCCCACCGTAAACCGCTGACCGATATCTATAAACGCCGGAATCACCGGATTTTTGGGACCAAGTTCCTTGGCGATCCAGGAGCCGATGTGCGGAGCCGCTACGGTTTGGGGCGGTTCGTAGCAGGTGTGCCAGTGGTACTGGTGACGCGAGTGCAGAATGTGCCCCAGATCGGCCGAGACGTACGAGCGAATGAGCGTGCCTTTATCCATGACCTTTCCGATGGATTCGAGTCCTTCGGAAAAGTTGATTCCATCGAGCACCGTCGGCACCGGCTTGAACGTGCTCAGAACGCGGTTGCCCTCCATGTCTTTTTCGTAGGGCGTGTATCGCTTCGGATCGAAGGTTTCGGTATGAGCCATTCCACCGGCCATCCAGAGCAGAATCACCGTATCGGCGGTGCCGTTGGTCTGACCGATTTTCTTGGTTTTACAGCCTGACAGAAGGCTCGCCATTGGAGCACCGGCCGCCATGGCTGCCAGAGTCGCTGCGCTGGTGCGCTGCAGAAACTCGCGTCTGTTCCATCTGGGTTTCATATCGCTATTCGTCTTGGTTGTGCTAGTTGATCAATTGAAATTCAGGGTGCAGGCTGATGGCCCAAACCAGGTCCTGGATGCCTTCTACCTTCGGCGTTTTACCCACTATTTTCTCGGCTACGGCCAGCTCTTTGGGGTGCGGGGCGCGGCCCAGGGCCTTCCAGTACAACTGGGTTACCAACTGCTCGGAGCTTGGGTATTGGGCTTTCCACAGTTCGGCACCCCGTTTCAGGGTCGCGTTGAACTTGGCTCCGTTGGTCAGTTCCAATGCCTGCAAGAGGTTGGCCTGTGACGTCCGGCTGGTGCTGACGGTTTCGCGGTTCGGGCGGCCCAGCGCCGTCAGAAACGGGTCGTTTTTCACCAGCGAAGCCCGCGGAAATGGTATTTCCTGCTTGATGGTTTCGGGCAAAAGCTTGGTTGCCAGCGCCGAGTCGCCATAAATAGGGTTGAAGGCCAAACTAACGGCATCGGCAAACTGCTCGGCTGACATGCGCCGACGGACCATGCCCTCAAACACAAAGGTCGGAGCCGTCAGCAGAGCCGGGTCCTTCACGCTGATGGACGGCAACTGGTACGTTTTCGACGTCAGGATGGTGGCCATCAGTTTTTTGATGTCGTAGCCGTTGGCGGCAAAATCGGCGGAAAGCCAGTCGAGCAAATCC
This Larkinella insperata DNA region includes the following protein-coding sequences:
- a CDS encoding SusC/RagA family TonB-linked outer membrane protein; the encoded protein is MKKRITRLGSSHRIAQQILTPCLLFSLLTSPAWTYAGGKNPGLEKKSTTTAPLAVDVMGTVTDESGTGLPGVNVVVKGTTQGTTTDAEGKYKISVPDTRATLVFSSVGYLKQELVVGSQTSINVKLSPDDQTLSEVVVVGYGSQLKKEVTGAVQTVTAKELKDIPVSQVTQKLQGRLAGVQINQATGKPGQGMSVRIRGQLSVSAGSEPLYVVDGFPITGSIGAINPDEIEDISVLKDASSTSLYGSRAANGVVLITTKRGQAGKTSVSFNAFAGVQQVPEKGRIKMLNAQEFAQFKKEYYEDDAKPVPAEFQNPAQYADKDNDWFGALLRTAPIQSYNLTISSNTDKARTSIVAGIFDQEGVILNTKYTRYSLRMNTDYDVSDKVRVGFNIAPQYVFDNTPRTDGDRGTGILFNALHTWPVMPIRDANGELTKFNTFPSSTGNIYNYPNWVRAATELVNQNKQTKLLSNAYLQYSPISGLRLKSTINIEFENNKFFFFNPSTATSAMNVPIPTTAVSIRQALENVGWLNENTATYNRSFGDHNFELLAGYTNQRFRQEFSRIQADTYADDRLPTVQAALNINRGGTQNGVNDWTLTSLLSRLNYNYKGKYLFTAAIRRDGSSRFGSNNRWGTFPSVSAGWVVSDEAFLQGTPEISFAKLRASYGIIGNNNIGNYTQYALINNTVNSVFGSTVATGAAVTTLANPNLGWETTRQLDLGLDLGLFNDRIQFTYDFYTKRTTNLLYAVQIPQEAGFGTFWDNIGEIKFWGHEFAVTTRNTEGKLQWTTNANISFNRNKVLELAPGIDRVYGTFHITQVGQPFGMFYGLVKDGFYRSQEEVDSSPIVPGRSAVGTIKFKDVNGDGIITNGGDMDDRTIIGSPFPKFTYGITNNLSYGKWDLSIVGSGSYGNQLWVRHLYSTANLDGVFNMVEGVKDRFRVQSIRNADGKVTSRTVITEGKGMYGATNEGGNYTGLERDWNSSHFLADASFFTIKNITLGYTFGKLQKFFQSARVYASVQQAYVFTKYWGGPNPETSAQADGGGDGGNLSQGVDFSNYPVPRTYTIGVNLNF
- a CDS encoding DUF1501 domain-containing protein, with protein sequence MKPRWNRREFLQRTSAATLAAMAAGAPMASLLSGCKTKKIGQTNGTADTVILLWMAGGMAHTETFDPKRYTPYEKDMEGNRVLSTFKPVPTVLDGINFSEGLESIGKVMDKGTLIRSYVSADLGHILHSRHQYHWHTCYEPPQTVAAPHIGSWIAKELGPKNPVIPAFIDIGQRFTVGEAEELKAFHTAGFLGNEFGPFFIPDPSQGLESVRPPVGMDAKRFERRNQLYNDLISNSPFGEFGSDYQKESLKRSMEQAYMLLNSPEAKAFDLSTEPKEIYDIYNTGRFGLGCLLARRLTEQGARFISVTTEYEPFKGWDTHENGHTRLVDMKKMIDGPVAQLVKDLDKTGHLDRTMIILASEFSRDMMVEGRPGEKVKEQVNQPDILSDLKFYGMHRHFTDGSSMLMFGGGIKRGFVYGKTADERPCKTIENPVKIDGIHQTIYHALGVPEDTQYEIEKRPFYTTPDGKGKAVLELLT